A stretch of Gossypium hirsutum isolate 1008001.06 chromosome A06, Gossypium_hirsutum_v2.1, whole genome shotgun sequence DNA encodes these proteins:
- the LOC107962077 gene encoding uncharacterized protein: MALRWFLHSACHVLGYQHEPDDMQYFKNMAGEQSGGATQSSKVSSNGELTVVKAKIHPDSGFQMPLHYPRYTKADYEKMEEWKVDMLLREYGLSLEGNLSLDEKRAYAMGTFLWPHQY, encoded by the coding sequence ATGGCTTTGAGATGGTTTCTGCATTCAGCATGTCATGTTCTGGGGTACCAACATGAGCCTGATGACATGCAGTATTTCAAGAACATGGCAGGTGAACAAAGTGGAGGAGCGACTCAGAGCTCAAAGGTGTCTTCCAACGGTGAGCTGACGGTGGTGAAAGCGAAAATACATCCGGATTCAGGGTTTCAAATGCCACTGCATTATCCTCGTTATACGAAAGCGGATTACGAGAAAATGGAGGAGTGGAAAGTGGACATGCTTCTCAGAGAATATGGACTAAGTTTGGAGGGCAACCTTAGCCTTGATGAGAAGAGAGCATATGCAATGGGCACATTCTTGTGGCCTCATCAGTATTGA
- the LOC107962075 gene encoding uncharacterized protein: MDEREEHAEKKVEAVGKYHFLRNTLQIVVWVAFLSVFLCHSSGMAYSLFPHSFNVYFSTFLFSSFTHTVERKYMFLICNGILAFVAKSSVCSRSESDNNRYLALEISTPPTQTKPSVTDEVGAAEYDQHVPLDVAEAEETEDAHENEAEEQAEHETESSVKEEEEESEGSVIVEDADGEGNKEREKGWWGKQEERGGGVGAKEELPISMSTEELNRKIEEFIRKMKEEIRIEAQQQMIASN, from the coding sequence ATGGATGAAAGGGAGGAGCATGCGGAGAAGAAGGTTGAAGCTGTAGGCAAATACCACTTCCTTAGAAACACATTGCAGATTGTTGTATGGGTTGCTTTTTTATCGGTTTTCCTTTGCCATTCTTCAGGCATGGCCTACTCTTTGTTTCCTCATTCCTTCAATGTTTATTTCTCCACTTTCCTTTTCTCCTCCTTCACCCACACAGTTGAGAGGAAGTACATGTTCCTCATTTGCAACGGAATACTAGCATTCGTCGCCAAAAGCTCCGTGTGTAGCCGCTCAGAGTCTGATAATAATCGCTACCTGGCCTTGGAGATATCCACCCCACCAACACAAACGAAACCTTCAGTCACCGATGAGGTGGGTGCTGCTGAATATGACCAACATGTACCTCTGGACGTAGCTGAAGCAGAAGAAACAGAAGATGCCCATGAAAATGAAGCTGAAGAGCAAGCAGAGCATGAGACCGAGTCTTCggttaaagaagaagaagaagaaagtgaagGTTCAGTGATAGTGGAAGATGCGGATGGTGAGGGaaacaaagaaagagaaaaagggtGGTGGGGGAAACAAGAAGAGCGAGGAGGAGGTGTAGGAGCAAAGGAAGAGTTGCCAATAAGCATGAGCACGGAGGAGTTGAACAGAAAAATTGAAGAGTTCATAaggaaaatgaaagaagaaaTCAGGATCGAAGCCCAACAACAAATGATTGcatctaattaa